tacgtgtgtgtgtgggcatGCACTGCCATTTCCTCAATCTATATTTATAGAACCAGCCAGCGATGATTATGATGTCATGGTATATACCATTTTTCACCTTTATAATTGGGCTTCTCTTCTTTCTCTCGTTtacagcaaatcaaagatgaATTGTGCGAAGTTGTCTCGGAAATGGAGGTGCTCGAAGTGCCCGAAGACTGCAAGCATTCCAACAAGGACAAGCAAATGTCCATTGGTCGCAAAAAGTTCAATATGGATCCGAAAAAAGGTGAGTGTATAGATAAAGTGTCTCCAGAGATCAAAACTAAAAAAAGATGGCGATATAATGCTTATTCCTCGCTTATGCAAGTCGCGCGTGATGCAGCAGCGTACCTCGGTCGGTTGGTGCAGTCATAGCATATCAATGTCCAGTGAGATGTGTTGTTCTGGTGGAATTTCTCAGAGAAAGATGACAATTCTGTGGATACTGTACAAATCCTCTTACTCCCCCAATGATTCACCCCGAATCAATATGCAAATGTAATATTTGCTCAATTCAAGAGAGGTTCCTCCTCTACAATCAGTGGAATCCCAATTCGAGGGGAGTGTCCCTCAAAAGTCGAGAAATGTAAACTTTGCTGATGATTTAAATGAAATCTCAatggcgacgacgacgacatgACACCAGACGACAATGATGGAGTCAGATGAAACGCTTTATAATTGAGCTGATGActgaagagaagagaagaggacACATCGTGCTACCATTGGAGATGGAGATTGTGGTGTGGTGGTGGTTGGGTCTCTCCATGAGAGCGTGTCGCGGCGCCAAAAGGCAAAATTACCATGCAAATTTCCACGCAAATGAAGAGCGGAGGAGAGAGGTGTAGGTGCTGGTGTGAGGGGGAGGGGTGACACGTACGTCCAATAATAATTTCGACGTTAATTTAATAACGTAATGAGCCCGAAACGAAATGTAAATGCAACAGCACCAGAATGCAGCAGACGGCAGTCGGAAAGCAGGGAGCAGCAATGGGACGGAGATGCGGGTGTCGGTGGGACGGAGGACAGGGCGTTCCACTATCTTAAAAGTCTGACAAATTTGACAGTTCGTTGACATCTGAAGTACGTGGTACGCGTACGCTTATGCTCCTCCTCCAGTGTTTAATTtaatggaaatgaaaatgaaaatggaaatggaaatgtcAATGCCGCAATATCCAGCAAGAACTTGTCTCAGGGGAGACCCTCAGACATCAGTGCGTTGAAAGAAGGAAGGGAAGGGAGGGTGGCATGTGGGATGATGTATGGGATATGTCTAAAGATGAAGGCTAAACACATTTATGGTAGCGTGGAGGGAAACGTCAGCACCTCATTAAAAAAGGGATCCTCTCATGTTAGATCTAATGCTAAATGGGATCTGTAATTATATATTTGACGTGTGACTCGTTGGGTTTTCGGAGCAGCATTTCGGACTTCTACCCCTCGGAAAGGTGCAAGATCTCATGCTTAATGTGGAGAAGTATCCCATTTCGGTGTGAAATTACTTTTACCTCTCGAAGGGTGGAGTATTTATTGATATTAGAAGATTGTATCCCATTTGCCCTCTGGAAAGGCGAAGGATCGACTGTTGAATAGCAAGTTATTTCGTAATAGAATGACTCCAAACTCCAGACCACATcccaccttaaattttgataGCACTTTTCATGTTTTCCGTGTTTTAAAATGTCTCTGGTCGGGGGGTGACCCACATGTCGGCGTGTTTGCTTATGGAACACGTCTCTCCAAAACATCTCAATTTCTTGGGCCTATCAGAGCAGCCCTCCCACCACCCTCCAGCACACATTTTTAAAAGCCAATCAAATATTTACGTCAACCTCTCTTGGCCATAAATTAACGTCGACAAGTCAAAATTAGGCCATGCAACATTTTCccgcaacacacacacacacaaacacacgcacgcacgcaTGGGGGGTGGGGCATGAGGCACATCCTGTACGGAATGCCAGATATCTAGCCACGAGTGTATGTTTACATATATAAGGCAGAGGGAGCACAATAAAAATGCTAATCCAAAGAGGGACGACGACTGATGGGTGGGTGGCGGCGGTGGAGGTGGAGTTTAGCGACCCAATAACAAAAGCCAAATCGAATCCCGACCAGAGACGAGACATTTTGTCGTCGCTTATTAAAAAACTTCCACACGAGAATGTGTGGTGGCTACCTCTGCCACCAGGAGGCGGGGGCGGTGGAAGGCAGGGTGCAGGGTGGCAGGAGTGGTGTCATCGTCATTTGTCGCCCTTTATCGGCCGATTATCAGCAATATACGGAAACACACGAACATATAGatagacacagacacacacacacacaaagatacaaaagcaacacacacacatacagatgcagatacagatacttaAATTAAATAGCACACAAATGTGCCATCCATAACGCGCAAACGACATCGGGGAatggggtggggtgggtgcAAGGGGCCTGCCCAAGGTATATTCCACAGAAAGGAGGAGCAGTCCCCGAGCAAAGAGCGCGGCAAAGGATCCCCGTTACCTTCTCTTGAATCTACCTCGGGGTTCCTCGGGGCGATGTTAATCGCGCGTGATGTCCTCCGAAGTCACGCAAAAACTTTTTGTTTACGAAAAAGTCGAATATTGTGGTGTGGTTGGTGGGGCAACAGGCCACAGACCACCATTCCAGCCCTGTTAGGTACCCCTCCTCTCCCCTTTTGCTATTTGCTGATTTCTCATTATCGATGCCATTTGTGTGTGATTATTGTGTCGCTGTCCTTGGAAGttgtcatcgtcatcgtcagcGTCAACGTCAACGTCATCGCAGATTTCAATCTGCAAATCCAATTTCTACAATGCACGCCCTGGCGCCACCTGGCGTCTTGAAGCCACAACAAGCTATTGTTGTACCGTGGAATATTAGGAGAATCGAGGGGTATATGGTATTTGTGGGTATCTATGTGACGGGGCAGAAAGGATCGTTGCAGAACCCTTAAAGAATGTTTCTATCAGAACTAGCTGATGATTCAATACAGATTCCAATTCCCATTAAAGGGTATCTGCCAGTCGTTACATCTCTTGCACATTCCATTGTTTGTTTTGTGACTTTTAATAATTCCATCGAGATTCTATGGAGACTCGCATTGAACTTCTCCGATAGCGGCGTTTCCTCCTCCGCTCGCCCGCCCTCTCTTTGATTGGCAAATAATGACATCGttaccgaccgaccgacccaCCGACCAACCGACGGGGCGCTCCTTCTGTTCTCGctttttgttttcctcgttCCCCGATGTTTATGGAGATTGCGCTTTGGTTTATGTTGCGGTTCGCTGGCTCTCCAATGGCCACAAAATGGTCGTATATGGGGGTACATTATATGATTTGATTATTGCTTCGTTCTTGGGCTTCCGGGTGCGCGTTCTTATCGATTACATTACGGGGAGTTACAGTGGAAACTTCTATGGGGAGCCTCTATGAAACTCCATCTCTAATATTCCTTACTTCCTTTCCCTTTTCCAGGCATTGAGTATCTCGTGGAGAACCGACTGCTGCGTCACGATCCCCAGGATGTGGCGCATTTCCTCTACAAGGGCGAGGGCCTCAATAAAACGGCCATAGGTGAGTGGCGAGAACCCCGGCCTGAAGTCATAAATCGACCTTCTTTTATGGCCAGCgcgaaattcaattaaacGCATAACCAACATTTATTTTAACTGCCTTTTTCGGTGCGTTCTTTCCAGGCGATTACCTCGGCGAAAAGAACGATTTCAACGAGGATGTCCTCAAGGCCTTCGTGGCGCTACACGACTTTACCAATCTCATTCTAGTGCAGGCCCTAAGGTAGGTCCACCCTCCACCCATCCCACCTGTTATAATTATCGCTAATGGGaatttcctcttttttttctgttcAACAGACAATTTCTCTGGTCGTTTCGATTGCCCGGCGAGGCGCAGAAGATCGATCGAATGATGGAGTGCTTTGCACAGCGCTACTGCCAGCTAAATCTGGACATCTTCACCAACACGGACACATGCTATGTGCTCAGCTTTGCCATTATAATGCTCAATACATCGCTGCACAATCCATCGGTGGGTACTGCCAATTTCTAGGGTATGCAGTGGATTGGATAGCTCCTGCCTTTAGATCGTGTTCAGATATAATTTGATTCGAACAGGCCATTCATTGAGGGGTATAGTGGGGGATTCATCCAAAAATACCCCCAGATCTGTTCTTTTCAATTTATTTGGCCCTCTTCCCACTCCCAACCGGATGTTCGTACTGTTGGCAGCACGTCAGGAAGTTGTTGCTTATGCCAAAAAACCGAAAGAAATGCCTGaatcgactcgactcgacgcGTGGCCCGGCCCATGAGCTGTCCTTCAACTGCGAAATTGAATTCCTATTTGCCGGTTGTCAGGCCACAATTATCGACGTCGCCGCGACGCAACGCAACGCAGCAGCGATTCACTTCCGCATGCTGCGTCGTGAGTGACAGGGCGTGCGTCCGTCCCGTCCGATCGTTAGAGAAATTACACCACTCGCACGGTCTGCTGCCCTTCGCTATTAATAGGTCAAGTGTAGGGGAATCCACACACCATGCCACAGCTCGTGGCATATTCTAGGGCACTTCTGGAAACGATATCAGCGGAGGCGAATTGCTTGCTAATTAAGAGCCATTACATGCCATGCAATAGTTGAAGCCATGCTAACCCTTGATTCTTGACTCTTTCTGTCGTCTTTAGGTCAAAGACAAACCCACCGTTGAGCAATTCATCTCGATGAATCGTGGTATCAACAACGGCGGGGACTTGCCCCGCGGCCTGCTGGAGTCCCTCTACGAGTCCATACGCACCGAGCCATTCAAAATACCCCAAGACGATGGCAACGATCTGATGCACACCTTCTTCAACCCCGACAAGGAGGGCTGGCTGTGGAAGCAGGGCGGCAGGTGAGTGACTGATTCATGCCTGATTAGATATCCATACTTACGTGTATATGCTTCCATTCGCAGATACAAATCGTGGAAGAGACGCTGGTTCATATTGAACGACAATTGCCTCTACTACTTTGAATACACCACCGACAAGGAGCCGCGTGGCATTATACCGCTGGAGAATATATCGGTGCGGGAGATACACGATCGCAGCAAACCGCATTGCTTCGAGCTGTTTGCCACTGGCGGTGCCGATATAATCAAGGCCTGCAAGACTGATTCCGAGGGCAAGGTGAGTCCTTTTCAATATAGATGAATAGAAGAATGTCCCACAGAAGTATGTACTAATCTTTTGTTCTCTCTCATTCGCATTAGGTGGTGGAGGGCAAGCATACCGTGTACCGCATGTCCGCCGCTACGGAGGAGGACCAGCAGGAGTGGATCAAGCGGCTGACGCAGTCGATCAGCCACAATCCGTTCTACGATATCCTAGTACAAAGAAAGAAAAAGGCGCTCAGCAAGAGTTAGTATTAAGACAGAGCTCGGCCTTAACATATTTGTCTTGGATCTCAGTGAAACCCTGCAGCGCGTGTGTGgcagtggcggcggcggctctCCCCTTATATATACATCTACATATGCTACCTTTTACAAATATATACACCATTTATTGTTCATTATtgtatgtgtttgtgtgtgtgtgtgtgcatgcgTGAGAAATGGCAATGTTTAACCAATACGAGAGAGTATCTGTAGTTTGTTCACCTTGCGGTTTGCCCCAATTCGTCCTCTGCCGCCCCGCCCACGCCCTGCCACCCGCCGATGCACTCCGAACCGCAAACTTTGTCTCTATTGTTGTGatataatttatttaagcATTAAGCAGTACAATACggaagaaacagaaacaatacATAATATTGCATCGTTAAGAAATACACATCTGAAAAATCTTCAAATTAGTGCAAATTACCTTTAGTTTCATTGTACGCCTAAGTCTACGAATATGTCTTTACAAAATAGAGCACTTACCTCCTAAGTTCTCCCAACCCTCACGCCCCACCCCCCACTCTATGATAGATGGATGGACGGATGGATGGTCCTTAGAGCAATGAAACATATCCCAGCAGTCGCCAAACTCTTATTTGATTATCTTATCTGTTTGTTTGATGCGAATGAAGAAACGGCTCAATAACTTTTGCTTGGCAATTATTATATGTGTATCGTATTGTATAGACAAAggcctttcctttccttttctgagaattgtatttgtattgtaaaCGCTAAAACAACGAATGAACACAgaaaactgaaactgaaactgaaactgaaaatTGTAAAAATCTGCACTCTTAAATTAACAGATCCAATACAGAAATGCATTTATATACTCGAACATAGGGGAACAATTGTTGTGTAGACAAAGCTAATTGTAATTGTAATCAACCAAAGATCTGATTTAATGTCTGCTTCCACATCCAAGTCGAATGATTGTCGTATATTGTATATTCATCTGAATTGGAATGAATTTATTATTTGTAATGTTTTCCGTAAATGCATTTTGTATTGCCTTTTGTTAATTTGAATAGTTAAGAGACGACGAACCAACCGCAAAGTGTTCCTGCCAGAGAGATGAGAACGTTGTAGCCACAGATCCACAAAGAACTCCGATGCCAGCATGACTCTTATGATAGCTGTAAGACGCTGTTATCCATAATCGTAGATTGTGATAAGCATTGATGGATGCCAGATCCTGtgtggtttttgttgttgtttcgcGACTGAAGAATACGACTTCGTCACATCACATCGCACACTGCAATGTCATTTACCCAACTTGCCTTGTTTCTCATTGTTAATCGATATCCAGCAAGCATATTGTTTGAATTTCACACTTGGGACTTTCTTGTCATATGAATTATTTGGAAACCATACAGTCCCAAACATTTATGCAATATTATAATTAATTTAGATATCTTAACCGTGTACTACCATCTTTATTAGCACATATGTATTCACTATAACCATAGATTAATGTaatcatatgtacataatgaCATATTGGATAGATACAACATATGCTTAAAAACTCTTCGGTGGGGCTCATCCGCGGCTCAACGCGGATACAGTGCCCCACGAAGCTAATGTCCCGCAAGGGCACTAAATCGAATTGTATAGGTTTGGCGTACGACTACATAAACGTGCGTTttagcattattaataaacggAAATCAACATTTGTACATAATACGATGTTATTTGTATAAGTATGCCAGTTAGTAATACCATAGCATAGTATTTTGTATTGCTTTAGCAGTAACATGGACAAAATATTATATAAAGCCACATATATACATcaaatatatattgtatagtttattacaaaatcaaaaaccaCAATTTCATATGTTTTAATCGGATTGGGAGGGTGGTCAGGGACTCTGTCCATGATGTTTATTCGATCTCCACAGCCCCTGGATTACAaagaaaatatccttgatcctcGGTCCTTGTTTAGGATTTCATCAGATCAGGGATTTTTTtccgatcacaggaagccgtcgcacgACCGGATCAGCCCATAAGTAGCGGAGAAATCAACATATGTATACTGGGAAGTCGTTACATTTTTACAATTTAAATTTCCGTTTTTGAGCCCCCAAACGTATGCAACATTTTTTTTGCATTAGCTAAAGTTTGCttgctgctgatttctgttcgcctggtatcccagatctGAATTACTCGTTTTCTGCCATTTGAGCGGTCGCAAGTTGAGAGTTGTTGTTGTCGaaactgttgttgttgtcaatTGTTGTACAacaaatttttgttgttgtacaaCAACAATCCTCAACTTGGGACCGCTCAAATGGCAGAAAACGAGAAATTTCAgttctgggataccaggccaacagaaatcagcagtaggtcgctggtttttttttggttgcaCAGTGGCGCCCTTACTTGTCGTCGGGAATTTTTTGAACTAGCTTGGCGGTTCACCTGATATCGACGGACACAGCTGGAACTAAATTAGCGTAGTTCGAGAACTCACCGCTGATCTCAGTCGGGGCGCTAACAAGAATGTAGAATGTAGAGTTCACTTAAAAACGTAACGCCTTTTAAAATATATAAGCCAATTTTTGCATAAATCGCTATAACTCCGCCATTTCTCGTCCGATCTGGGTGTACCATACCTCCCTGTGATCGGAAGAATGTCCCCAATCGCTTGCAGTTAGTTTGGTAGCAAAGACAGTAAGGATGTGTGTTTTTAATAGTATATTTATGTTAAATATCCATAGCTCTGTAATTTCTCcttatttttgctataaacTCTGGCATTTCCCGTCTGATTTGGGCATGCCATCTCGTTTTAAGATCGAAGAAGATCTCCTTGATACACGGATCAGAGCCATTTTACATtcatatactatatataaaatattttaCAAATCTCACAATAATTAACATCAAAGAAATAAGTGCTTTCTATTCTATTGTAAAAAATTTACTTTGTTAATTGGTTTGtattttagttttctttttGTCAAAAAAGCTCTCGAACACTTGCATGTATTAGAGGTAAAACAGTTAATATTGTTCGAAAATACGCGcgaagaatatatattctatAACTTAAAGCTAGGCAAATTAATCCAATAACCCTATATATCCGTGTTTGCTGCTTTTGATTCTGTTCCTGGGCAATATTTGTGTTAGTAACCTGAGTTCAATAATATTCTATCCAGTCCTATGATTGCTTATTCGAGCTCAAGGCAAGTCCTTCTTTACTCAACTTCGTGTACTCCGTCTGCATGATGGAACGACAGTCGTCGATAAGCTGCTGCATATCATCCTTCTCGTACTTCTCGGTCGACACCTCGGGCAGGATCTGAATCAGGGCGTGGCCCGGACGGAAAGTCTTCTTCTCGTCGTCCATAAATGCGTACTTTGAGATGACTACCGGCTGAATGGGACACTTGCTCTGCAGAGCAATGTGAAATGAGCCCTTCTTGAACGGCAACAGTGTGTCCTTGGAGTTGCGTGTGCCCTCCGGGAAGAGCAGAAGCTTGCAGTTACGCTCCTGTATCGCCTTTGCCTCCTTTTGCAGGGAATTAATCGAGTCCGTCTTGCGGGAACGATTGATGTACAGAGTGCCCCAGAGCCAGGCACCAAAGCCGAAGAATGGTAGGTAAAGGATCTCCTTCTTGGCCACAACCGTGCCTCGTCCGATTACCGGCCACAGATAGCTCAGCACACAGAGATCCAGGGCGCTCTGGTGGTTCATTATCACCACACTCCCGTGACCCGCTCTTACATTCTCCAATCCACGCACCTCCATGGTAATGCCCATCAATCTGCATAGCTGTCGGAAGCACCAAGAGGGCACCCTATAACCAGGAAGAGATGAACCATTAGATTGGAAATAAGATTCTAGAAACGTAAAACTTACAGAGCATTTCGATAGTCCCGT
The sequence above is a segment of the Drosophila miranda strain MSH22 chromosome 4, D.miranda_PacBio2.1, whole genome shotgun sequence genome. Coding sequences within it:
- the LOC108162736 gene encoding cytohesin-1 isoform X2: MISAMDNFDNRSYGAVSKGRSEFSMPELTPEQQKLLIELRRKKQELLLEIQQIKDELCEVVSEMEVLEVPEDCKHSNKDKQMSIGRKKFNMDPKKGIEYLVENRLLRHDPQDVAHFLYKGEGLNKTAIGDYLGEKNDFNEDVLKAFVALHDFTNLILVQALRQFLWSFRLPGEAQKIDRMMECFAQRYCQLNLDIFTNTDTCYVLSFAIIMLNTSLHNPSVKDKPTVEQFISMNRGINNGGDLPRGLLESLYESIRTEPFKIPQDDGNDLMHTFFNPDKEGWLWKQGGRYKSWKRRWFILNDNCLYYFEYTTDKEPRGIIPLENISVREIHDRSKPHCFELFATGGADIIKACKTDSEGKVVEGKHTVYRMSAATEEDQQEWIKRLTQSISHNPFYDILVQRKKKALSKS
- the LOC108162736 gene encoding cytohesin-1 isoform X3; translation: MYKFLYRRIINKTKIKQIKDELCEVVSEMEVLEVPEDCKHSNKDKQMSIGRKKFNMDPKKGIEYLVENRLLRHDPQDVAHFLYKGEGLNKTAIGDYLGEKNDFNEDVLKAFVALHDFTNLILVQALRQFLWSFRLPGEAQKIDRMMECFAQRYCQLNLDIFTNTDTCYVLSFAIIMLNTSLHNPSVKDKPTVEQFISMNRGINNGGDLPRGLLESLYESIRTEPFKIPQDDGNDLMHTFFNPDKEGWLWKQGGRYKSWKRRWFILNDNCLYYFEYTTDKEPRGIIPLENISVREIHDRSKPHCFELFATGGADIIKACKTDSEGKVVEGKHTVYRMSAATEEDQQEWIKRLTQSISHNPFYDILVQRKKKALSKS
- the LOC108162718 gene encoding 1-acyl-sn-glycerol-3-phosphate acyltransferase alpha encodes the protein MACTCEVIGLACVVALILSVSAKAPYQMRMFFIFFGAGAIVMLCVPFMMLRPRDYRNALVPSWCFRQLCRLMGITMEVRGLENVRAGHGSVVIMNHQSALDLCVLSYLWPVIGRGTVVAKKEILYLPFFGFGAWLWGTLYINRSRKTDSINSLQKEAKAIQERNCKLLLFPEGTRNSKDTLLPFKKGSFHIALQSKCPIQPVVISKYAFMDDEKKTFRPGHALIQILPEVSTEKYEKDDMQQLIDDCRSIMQTEYTKLSKEGLALSSNKQS